The following nucleotide sequence is from Populus trichocarpa isolate Nisqually-1 chromosome 11, P.trichocarpa_v4.1, whole genome shotgun sequence.
GATGTTTCAAGTAGATGATATATTAtctattctaattttatttaaaaaaatataggagcAAACGACATGTTGttcatccttaaaaaaaataaacaagcataCTTGGCCTCCCAGGGCCGAGCATACATTACCTTTTAAATTTAGGTGAGGTGTCTAGACTCATCCTTTCAACCTACATGCACTtggctttttgtttttgttttttttttctaaataactcttatttattttatttgatttgttttcttacattttataataaaattatctttaaaaaaaattaattaaaataatatttaaataattaaccaATCAAGCCatagttttcaaataatattagagtattttattgtaaaattaacaattactttctaaataattatatataaacctaatatgaatatttttttttaattttgctcaTGAACACtcaatgcaaataaaatatctatttttctatttttttattgtatatttttttatatattttctaaaatttattattcttatatttttttttatacattagcATAAAAATTATcgattcatgttttttttttcaatttttatatttggccAAATGTGAAAATTCCCCTCATCTtacatgataataacaaaaaattcattttaaaaataccaaattacccTTTGATGCtagtattgaatttttttacttttaaagatattttggtcttttcaatatgcttttgaaataataaaaaaatatattttcccttGATTAATTTGGTAATGACCAATGGgctatataaaaagatattaataccCCCATTAGCccgttttaagttttttaatgaGAAAGACAAATACATTATTACATTATTAAGAATACCTTATCTACATTATTTTTCAACCCaagtttagctttggttaattcCTGCATGTTTATTAATAATTCCAATTTCATTTAACCGGAAAGTTGATGCAAAATACCTACAAAGGAATTAAGGTACCTGGTGCCAAACCAGCACTTTCAGCACGAATTTATGGTGATAAGTCTGCTTTCTATGATTGTGCattttttgtgcattttttGGGGTTCAAGATATATTGTGGGATGCCTCCGACCGCCATCACTTCTCCGATTGCTACATTGAAGGTGGAGTAGATCTTATATATGGTGCTAGCCAATTTTTTTACGAGGTAATGAAGATTTGTCATGTATTAATCTTAATTTCTACGCCAAATTGATTAATTATGCATGAAAATCATTTTCTAAGTTATTAATGGTTCCTGATGAAAAAACTCCTgcctaataatttattttttaatgctttgatgTGCATATGATGCCACTAAACTATATACTTTGTAGTGGATTGTGCACTAATATATCTTATAGTACCATATATAATGCAAAAAAGCatctaatcaattaaaaagaatccACAGATCACTTCAATATGTTATAGACATGATTAATTAGCATCTATTTTTCTGTAGTAAAATATATCTTATGATTGATGCAGAAATGTTCAAGAAATGTTACCACTGGAGGATTTATAACAGCTCGAGCCAAGGAGTTTCCTAACGATATACCAGTGGTTTCGTATTTATATAGCCGTTGCACTGTTTCTGGACTTGAGGGTGTTAGAGCTTACCTTGGGAGGGCTTTCAGGCCATATTCAACAGTAGTATATTTATCTCAAGTGGTTGAGCCTGCAGGCTGGAGTCCTTGGCATTATCAGGGACATGAGTAAGTTATGCAGAATTCAAGACCTGTCCATGACTTCCTATTTTGCatgattttctttatgtttaCTCTGATTTCAATTTTCTGTTTTTCAAGGCGTGATTTTACCTATGCGGAGGTTAATTGTAAAGGACGAGGATCAGACATTTCAAAGCGTGTGCCATGGGAGAAGAAGCTTGATGCGCAACAGATCAATCAATTTTCGAAGTCATCCTTCATTGACCAAGATGGCTGGCTTGCCAATCTCCCTCTTTGATCATTGTTATAGAACTGTTTTCTTTGTAATTCTTATCGCTAGAATGGCATGCAATCATCACTacttaatttaatagttttggtgatagaaatttttttatcagcatATTTATAGATATCTAATACCCCTCTACTAGTAtttctcaaattaaataatatataattaataaaaaaatgacaacttttaatttaactagTGTGTAATTTTGACCGAAtagaactaattttttatttgatctagGTTATATTTTCAAGAACTTACGACTTTTAATTTGACTAAATATTTTGACTTGAATCGGACTGTAAACACCTTTATTTCatatcgatattttttttaacacccaCAGGAAAATTCATTCAATAGCAGAGTGTGGAGCAtatgaaatttatgttttgattcaCAATACTAACAATAAGCATCAACCTGCCAAGGATCAAACAAGGT
It contains:
- the LOC7485600 gene encoding putative pectinesterase 52, which encodes MQNTYKGIKVPGAKPALSARIYGDKSAFYDCAFFVHFLGFKIYCGMPPTAITSPIATLKKCSRNVTTGGFITARAKEFPNDIPVVSYLYSRCTVSGLEGVRAYLGRAFRPYSTVVYLSQVVEPAGWSPWHYQGHERDFTYAEVNCKGRGSDISKRVPWEKKLDAQQINQFSKSSFIDQDGWLANLPL